From one Humulus lupulus chromosome 8, drHumLupu1.1, whole genome shotgun sequence genomic stretch:
- the LOC133798627 gene encoding cysteine proteinase inhibitor 12, protein MNLILPFAITIFFLVFLLSHLSQPSMATLGGLRESQSCQNSNDLEDLGRFAVEEHNKKENAMIEFARVVKAEEQVVAGTLHHLTLEAIEAGQKKIYKAKVWVKPWLNFKELQEFTHAGDATPSFTSSDLGVKKDGHGAGWQAVPVHDPAVQDAANHAITTLQKRSNSLFPYELQEVVHAKAEVIDDFAKFDLLLKVKRGSKEEKYKAVVHKNNEGNFHLNQMEADSS, encoded by the exons ATGAATTTGATCCTGCCATTTGCAATTACAATCTTCTTCCTCGTCTTCCTTCTCTCACACCTCTCCCAACCCTCAATGGCAACTCTGGGCGGATTACGCGAATCCCAATCATGTCAGAACAGCAATGACCTCGAAGATCTCGGTCGCTTTGCTGTCGAAGAACACAACAAGAAAGAG aATGCGATGATCGAGTTCGCAAGGGTGGTGAAAGCGGAAGAGCAGGTGGTGGCTGGTACGTTGCACCATCTGACTCTGGAGGCGATTGAGGCTGGTCAGAAGAAGATTTACAAAGCCAAGGTTTGGGTCAAGCCATGGCTTAACTTCAAGGAACTCCAGGAGTTTACTCATGCTGGTGATGCTACTCCCTCCTTCACTTCTTCCGATCTAGGTGTTAAGAAAG ATGGGCATGGCGCAGGGTGGCAAGCCGTACCAGTGCATGATCCAGCTGTTCAGGATGCTGCAAACCATGCTATCACCACTCTTCAAAAGAGATCCAACTCCTTGTTTCCTTATGAACTTCAGGAGGTTGTTCATGCCAAGGCTGAG GTGATTGATGATTTTGCTAAATTTGACCTGCTCCTTAAAGTCAAGAGAGGAAGCAAAGAAGAGAAGTACAAGGCTGTGGTGCATAAGAACAATGAAGGTAATTTTCATCTTAACCAGATGGAAGCGGACTCCTCTTGA
- the LOC133798626 gene encoding uncharacterized protein LOC133798626, with protein MRKKLDTRFPAARIKKIMQADEDVGKIALAVPVLVSKALELFLQDLCDRTYEITLQRGAKTMNSLHLKHCVQSYNVFDFLRDIVSKVPDYGHGHSDAAGDDRAYTKRRKAAGDECNDSDEELKRSKMLEMTHGSSSGRGRGRGRGRGRGRAPRTLERETSHLDPESEPCSSPQYGTKLNTNPGAPVEIATDVKDLSKENTIIGEETILTDPAARNFDLNDDVNDSANENEKKAAAAVTAATAAAATAAVAAPGTAQAPLAGTSETKHEEYPGWSLPEMDHMAIDPIQLAHLSTRLDQEDEDYDEEG; from the exons ATGAGGAAGAAGCTCGATACCCGTTTTCCAGCC GCTCGCATTAAAAAGATAATGCAGGCTGATGAGGATGTTGGGAAGATTGCATTGGCAGTTCCTGTTTTAGTCT CGAAGGCATTGGAGTTATTTCTACAAGACCTTTGTGATCGTACATATGAGATAACTCTTCAAAGAGGAGCAAAGACCATGAATTCGTTGCATTT AAAACATTGTGTACAGAGCTATAATGTGTTTGATTTTTTGAGGGATATCGTCAGCAAGGTTCCGGACTATGGTCACGGTCATTCCGATGCTGCTGGTGACGATCGAGCCTACACAAAGAGAAG GAAAGCTGCTGGTGATGAATGCAATGACAGTGATGAAGAACTAAAGAGGAGCAAGATG CTTGAGATGACCCATGGCAGTAGCAGTGGCAGAGGAAGAGGCCGGGGTAGAGGCCGAGGACGTGGACGAGCACCTCGCACCTTAGAAAGGGAGACTTCTCACCTTGATCCTGAATCTGAACCCTGCTCATCTCCTCAGTACGGCACCAAACTAAATACAAACCCTGGAGCACCTGTGGAAATTGCTACCGATGTGAAGGACCTGTCTAAGGAAAATACCATTATTGGTGAGGAAACCATCTTGACTGACCCAGCTGCTCGAAACTTTGACCTGAATGATGATGTAAACGATTCAGCAAACGAGAATGAAAAGAAGGCAGCCGCTGCTGTAACAGCAGCCACTGCTGCAGCAGCGACGGCAGCTGTAGCAGCACCAGGAACAGCCCAAGCCCCATTGGCGGGAACTTCTGAAACTAAACATGAAGAATATCCTGGTTGGTCTCTTCCTGAGATGGATCATATGGCAATTGACCCTATTCAACTTGCCCATCTTAGCACAAGGTTAGATCAGGAAGACGAAGATTATGATGAAGAAGGGTAG